Below is a window of Caballeronia insecticola DNA.
CGACAAGCGTTTCGTGATTCACGCCGAGCACGTTGCCGAACAGGAGCGCGGTCGCCTGCGTCGCGTAAGCGGTGAAAAAGTGCAGAAACAGCAGGCCGAAGCCGAGCGACAAAGACAGGATCACGCCGATCGCCACGTCGCGGCCCGACAGGCGCTCGCCGAGCGCGCCCATGCCGACGCCCGCCGCGAGCGTGAAGCCGACCATGCCCCAGAGCGGCGACATGCCGAGCAGCACCGCGCCGGTCGCGCCGGTGAAGCCGACGTGCGAGAGCGCGTGGCCGGCGAAGGTCTGGCCGCGCATCACGAGAAAGTAGCCGACGATCCCCGACAGCACCGCGACGATTCCCGACGCCGCGAATGCATTCACCATGAAGTCGTATTCAAACATTGTGCGTGTGCTTTCCCTTCTTGCCGTGGCTATGGCTATGGCCATGGCCGTGATCATGTTCGTGTTCGTGCCCATGGTCGTGTTCGTGCTCGTCGCCTTCTTCGTGTGCGTGATCGAGCTTGTCGATTTCGACATCGCCCGACATCACGAAGATGCGGCCGTTCACCCGCATCACGTCGATGGGCGAGCCGTATAGCCGCGAGAGCACGGGCTTGGAGATCACCTCGTCGACGGTGCCGAGCGCCGCGCGTCCGCTGCCGAGATAGAGCACGCGGTCGAGCGAGTTCAAGAGCGGATTGAGCTCGTGCGCCGAAAACAGCACGGTGATGTTCAACTCGCGCTGCACGCGCCGCACGAGTTCGACGACGCCCGTCTGATGCCGCGGATCGAGGCTGATGAGCGGCTCGTCGAGCAAGAGCAGCCGCGGATTGCCGAGCAGGCATTGCGCAAGCAGGAGACGCTGCCGCTCGCCGCCCGACAGTTCCGACAGCGGGCGCGCAGCCAGTTGATGCGCGCCGACGAGTTCGAGCACGCGCTCCACGTCCGCGCGAATGCGCGCGTTGCGATGCGGCAGGCCCCAGCGATGCCCGTCCGCGGCCATCGCGACGAAATCGCGGCCCAGCACGCGCCTGCCCGCGAGGCCGCTGCGGATCTGCGGCATATAGCCGATCGACGCATTGCCGCGCACGACGGCCTCACCGTTGACGCGAATCGTCCCGCTCTTGAGCGGCACGAGCCCGAGCAGCGCGCGCATCAGCGTGGTCTTGCCCGCGCCGTTCGGCCCGAGCACGCCGATAAACTCGCCGTTGCGGACCGTGAAGCTCGCGTCGTTGAGAATCTCGCGGCCGCCGAGTTCCAGCGTCACGCGATCGACTTCGAGCGCGGCTTGCGTCGTGATCATCGTTGCCATCCTTGCAGGGCGCCCGCGAGCGCGTCGAGTTGCGACTGCATCCATTGCTGATACGTCTTCTTCGCGGGCAAGGTCTCCGTCACGCTGATGCTTGGCACATGCGCGTCTTGCGCGACGCTGAGCAGACGCTTCGTCAGCGCGCCCGTCGCCTGGCTGTTGTAGATGAGCACGTGCACGCGGCGCTCGCGCAGGTCTTTTTCGAACGCGGCGATATCGGCGGGACTCGGCTCGGTGTCGTTCATCGATGCCAGCTGGAAGCGCTGGTTGCGCATCTCGAAGCCGATTGCGTCGGCCATGTAGCCGAACACCGGCTCGGTCGCCGTGACGGGCACGCCCTTGTAGCGCGCCTTCAGTTGCGCGACGGTGGCGTCGATCGGCTTGAGCGAGGCGAGGAACGTGGCGAGACGCGCGTCGTAGTCGCTCTTGTGCAACGGGTCGGCGCTCGCGAGATACGCGCTCACGGCTTGCGCGACGGCGGGCATGGTCGCCGGGTCGTACCAGAGGTGCGGATTGTCGCCGGACTTCTTGCCGACGAGCTTCGCCGCGACGATCACCGTGCGCTTGTCATTGCTCTTCGATGCCGCGAGCAGCTTGTCCATCCACGGATCGTAGTCCGCGCCGTTATAGACGACGAGCGCCGCGTGCTGCAACGCGCGCGCGGTTTTCGGGCTTGCTTCGAAGAGATGCGGGTCTTCGTCCGGGTTGCTGAGAATGCTCGTCACCTGCACGCGATCGCCGCCCAACTGACGGATGACATCGCCATAAAAATTTTCCGCCGCGACGACCGGCACGCGCGCGGTCTCGGCGGACGCCGCGTTGCACAAGCCGAGCGCGATGGCGAAGCAGGTCAGGACGTGCGCGAATTTCATCGGTTTCCTTTCTGGATTCTGGATGCGGGTTCTCGAGATGAAGCGATTCAGGCGTCGCGATGCTTTCGCTGACAGTCGGCGCACAGTCCGCTCAATTCGACGACCTGGTGATGCACCTGGAAGCCGTGCGCGGGCGGACTCGCCGACAGCGACGACGCGAGTTCGCGGCCCTGAATTTCGAGCGTCGCGCCGCATTCGTCGCAAATGAGGAACTGGCTTTCGTGCGGCTTGCCCGCGTCGCAGCACGCGATGAACGCGTTCTTCGACTCGATGCGATGCACGAAGCCGTTCTCGACGAGAAAATCCAGCGCGCGATACACGGTGGTCGGCGGCACGCGCGCGCCGCGCTGCGGCGCCATGGCGTCGATCAGGTCGTAGGCGCCGATCGGCTTGTGTGCCTTGAGCACGAGTTCGTACACCTGGCGGCGCAGCGGCGTGAGCGCGACACCGCGTTCCACGGCGAGCACTTCGGCGCGCGCCAGCATGTTTTCGACGGATGCGGTCATGTGAGGTCCGGCCACCGGGGCGGCGCGTGTGAGGATGGCTACGTCCCGACGCGCGCAGCGGCGAACGTCGGGCTCGGTTGAGATGATATAATGTATCACATTGAGCGGTCGAATGTTCTTTCGACATTCGCATCGATCGATTCAGCGCCGGGGTGACGGACTTGCGAGCGTTACCGCGAAGCGCGACGGAGCCGTCCTTTGAGGAACGTGGCTATCGAGATTGAGTGTCCGCGCTTCGGACCGCCGCAATTCGGTCAGCCGGCTGAGCTACGCATAGCGTAGGCGACAGAACCACGTGGAACGTAGGCTTACGTCTCGGCATATCACATGCGAGCGGATTGCCGGCGCGAACTACCCGCGAGACTGCTGGCATCGAGATCGATATTCTCGGCCCGGGCAAATTCCCGCATGCTGTGCCACTTCACGACGCCGTTCGGCAGACCGTACGCCAGCTCGCCGTCTTTCGGCTCATCATAGGTATCGGGCGCGGTCGTAAAGCGTGTCTTTCTCCACGCCAACGCGACGAGTTGCCTCTTTCCGCCTGGCAGCACCTTGAAAACACGCAGCCATGCCGGATGCTCGTCGAGAGCGGACAGTTCCGCGCCATCGCTTTCTCCCGTAGCCGATGCGCGTGCCCATCCGACCTCGACGATCCTCACCGTTCGCCCGTCCCGATCCAGCTGCTCCTGCCGCCGGACCTGTTTGCCCAGCAACTGAAAGCGCGACACCGGAATATGCGAGCCGGCCCGAAAGTATTCCGCGACGACCCAGTCTCCGCCTGAGGAGACAATGGGCACGTCCCGGCGGCGATCATAAGCGTAGATTCCGGTCAGATGCGACAGCAGCGACTGCGGAACACGAGCATCGGGAAAAGCGTAGCGAGCGGGTTTGAAGTCGCCGGTTTCAGAGGCAATCGAATTCGCGGCATTCATATCGAGCTTCAGTTGCTGAGGCGGCAAAGTGATCGAAACGAGCCGCCCATTGGCGACGCTGGCGACGTAAGGCGGATGCGACGATTGAACCATCCTTGCCGGATATGAGGTCGATGTCTGAGTTGCCGCGCCGGAACGATTCGATATGGCGAAGAATGCGGCCGAGAGCAAAAGCGCCGTATGCCACCGTTTCATGTTTTTCAAAAGGTGAGATGCGAACGCGTGTTTCGATGGATGGCGAAAGGGCCGTGAGCATCGGATTGTCACATCCGAAGATCGAAAAGTAATTCGGATAACAAAATAATGCAGCGTCGTATCCGCGACAAACGGAGCGATGCGGGTGGAGAACGAATATCGGGCCACGCCGCATAGCGTGAAGTCGCGAACCGCCATCAGCTTTTCAAGACCCACGGCCATTCGCGGAACGTTCTTTGCTGGCTTCCCCGCCAGATGGGGTTTTCCCCGACCAACCGACCGTTTGCGCGCCGCAACATCGAAACCCGTGCCGATGCCTTGACACGATCACGCGCAACGCCGATCATTCGATCAAACACAGAGCAATTGTTCAGGCGTAGAGCGTTCGCTCACATAGCGAGTCGCGAGACAGGCAGCACGCCGCCGGACAAAGCAAAGAAATCGGAGACATCGGTGAGACTGAGAGACAAGGTCGCGATCATCACGGGCGCTGCGAGCGGCATCGGCGAGGCGGTCGCGCGGCGCTATCTGGAGGAAGGCGCGCGGGTCGTCGTCGTCGATGTGAAGGACGAGCGCGAACTGGCGCAACGCTTCAACGACGTATCCGCACGCGTGCTCGCGCTCAAGGCCGACGTCACGCAGCGCGACGATATCGCGCGCATCGTGGCACGCAGCGTCGAACATTTCGGCGGCATCGACATTCTCTTCAACAACGCGGCGCTCTTCGACATGCGCCCGATCCTCGACGAATCCTGGGACGTCTACGACCGTCTCTTCGCGGTCAACGTCAAAGGCATGTTCTTCCTGATGCAGGCGGTCGCGCAACGCATGGTCGAGCAGGGCCGCGGCGGCAAGATCATCAATATGTCATCGCAGGCCGGGCGGCGCGGCGAGGCGCTCGTGTCGCATTACTGCGCGACCAAGGCGGCCGTGATCAGCTATACGCAATCGGCGGCGCTGGCGCTCGCGAAGGCGCGCATCAACGTGAACGGCATCGCGCCCGGCGTGGTCGATACGCCCATGTGGGAACAGGTCGATGCGCTCTTCGCGCGCTACGAGAACCGGCCGCTCGGCGAGAAGAAGCGGCTCGTCGGCGAGGAAGTGCCGCTCGGGCGCATGGGCGTGCCCGGCGATCTGACCGGCGCGGCGCTCTTTCTGGCATCGGCGGATTCGGACTACATCACGGCGCAGACGATCAACGTCGATGGCGGCAACTGGATGAGTTGATGCCATCCTGCGTTGCATGCGGCTTGAAGCACGGGAAGCACCGTCTATAGTGAAACGGCGTTGCGAAGAATGCGCGGCGCTACGACGTCCCAGCGCTTCATGCAAGGTGCGGCACATAAGTAAGGCACATAGGCAAGGCCCGCAGGCAAGGCACAAGGCAAAACCCCGGCAGCACGCGATTCCGGTCGCGCACCCTCAAAAGCAGGCAGCGGCATACACGGCACTTGCGGTCATGCAACGAGACACACCGCCAGCCCGTGCCAACAAAAAGGAGACGAACCAACATGAAACGCACTCAACGCATCGTTCGGGCCCAACCTCGCTCGCATCGCATCCCATTCGTCAAAGGGGCGCTTTCGGCCGCGCTGGCCGCCGCCGCGCTCGTGCCGCTGGCGGGACATGCCGCGACCATCACCATCGCCACGCTGAACAACCCGGACATCATCGAGTTGAAGAAGCTGTCGCCGGCGTTCGAGAAGGCCAATCCCGACATCAAGCTCAACTGGGTGATTCTCGAAGAGAACGTGCTGCGTCAGCGCGCCACGACCGATATCACCACCAACAGCGGCCAGTTCGACGTAGTGACCATCGGCACATACGAGGCACCGCAATGGGGCAAGCGCGGCTGGCTCTCGCCGATGACGGGCCTCCCCGCGAACTACGATCTCGACGACGTGGTGAAGACCGCGCGAGACGGCCTCTCGTACAACGGCACGCTCTATGCGCTGCCGTTCTACGTCGAAAGCTCGATGACGTACTACCGCAAGGACCTGTTCCAGGCCGCCGGTCTGAAGATGCCCGACCAGCCGACCTACGATCAGATCAAGCAGTTCGCCGACAAGCTCACCGACAAGTCCAAGGGCCAGTACGGCATCTGCCTGCGCGGCAAGGCGGGGTGGGGCGAGAACATGGCCTACGTGTCGACGGTGGTGAACACCTTCGGCGGCGAATGGTTCAACGAGAAGTGGCAGGCGCAGCTCGACACGCCCGAATGGAAGAAGGCAGTCGGTTTCTACGCCGATCTGCTGAAGAACGACGGCCCGCCGGGAGCAAGCTCGAACGGCTTCAACGAGAACCTCACGCTGATGTCGTCGGGCAAGTGCGCGATGTGGATCGATGCCACGGTGGCCGCGGGCATGCTCTACAACAAGGCGCAGTCGCAGGTGTCGGACAAGATCGGCTTTGCGGCCGCGCCTGTCGCCGTCACGCCGAAGGGCTCGCACTGGCTGTGGTCGTGGTCGCTCGCGATCCCGAAGACGTCGAAGCAGCAGGACGCCGCGAAGAAGTTCGCCGCGTGGGCGACGTCGAAGGAATACATCGAGATGGTCGGCAAGGATGAAGGCTGGGCGTCCGTCCCGCCGGGCACGCGCAAGTCGACGTATGCGCGCCCCGAGTACAAGCAGGCGGCGCCGTTCGGCGACTTCGTGCTGCAGGCGATCGAAAGCGCGAATCCGAACGACGCGACGCTCAAGAAGGTGCCGTACACCGGCATCCAGTTCGTCGGCATTCCGGAGTTCCAGTCTTTCGGCACGGTGGTCGGCCAGTCGATCGCGGGTGTCGTCGCGGGGCAGACGAACGTCGATACCGCGTTGAAGGCCGCGAACGCAGCCGCCGATCGCGCGGTGAAGCAGGCCGGTTATCAGAAGTGACGCCGAAGTGACGCAGAAGTAACGCAGAAGTAAAGCCGCGCGGTACACGGGCCGTTTCAGCATGAAGCGGCCCGCATGCATCATCATCGAGAGGTGAAACGATGAGTCAACTGAATCCCCCCATCACCGATCATCACCTGGAGGAGTCCGCGGCCGCGCGCGACAAGCGCCGCGCGAAGTCCGTGCGCTGGCTGATCACGCCGTCGACCGGACTGCTGTTCCTGTGGATGGCCATTCCGCTCGCGATGACGATCTGGTTCTCGTTCTCGCGCTATAACCTGCTCAATCCCGATGTCAAAGGCTTCGCGGGCCTCGACAACTTCGAGTTTCTCGTCACCGATCCGGCGTTCGGGCCGTCCATCGGGCATACGCTCACGCTGATTCTGTCGGTGCTCGCCATCACCGTTGTGGGCGGCACGCTGCTCGCCGTGCTGTTCGACCGCAAGTTCTACGGGCAGGGCATTGCGCGCCTGCTCGTGATCGCGCCGTTCTTCGTGATGCCGACGGTCTCCGCGCTCATCTGGAAGAACATGATCCTGCATCCGGTGTACGGCCTGATCGCCAGCCTGATGCGCTCGCTCGGGCTTCAGCCGATCGACTGGTTCGCCGACTATCCGCTGTTCGCGGTGATCGTGATCGTCGCGTGGCAGTGGCTGCCGTTCGCGTTTCTGATTCTCTTCACGGCCATTCAGTCGCTCGATCAGGAGCAGAAGGAAGCGGCGCGCATCGACGGCGCGGGCCCGTTCGCGATGTTCTTCTTCATCACGCTGCCGCATCTGAAGCGCGCGATTGCGGTCGTCGTGATGATGGAAACCATCTTTCTGCTGTCGATCTTCGCGGAAATCTATACGACGACGGGCGGCGGTCCCGGCACCGCGACGACCAATCTCTCGTACCTGATCTATGCGCTGGGTCTGCAGCAATTCGACGTCGGGCTGGCATCGGCGGGCGGCATTCTCGCGGTGATTCTCGCTAATGTCGTCGCGTTCTTCCTCGTGAGAATGCTCGCGAAGAACCTCAAAGGGGAGTACGACTCATGAGCACGCAATCCGTTTCCGCCGCGCAGTCGGGGTCGGCACTCGACCTCGTCAAGCGGATCGTTCCGGGGATCATCGCGTGGATCGTTTCGATCCTGCTGTTCTTCCCGATCTTCTGGATGACGATCACCGCGTTCAAGACCGAACAGCAGGCGTATTCGTCGTCGCTGTTCTTCACGCCGACGCTCGACAGCTTCCGCGAAGTGTTCGCGCGCAGCAACTACTTCGGCTTCGCGCTGAATTCGGTGCTGATCTCGGTGGGCGTCACGCTGCTGTGCATGATTCTCGCCGTGCCGTGCGCCTACGCGATGGCCTTTTTCCCGACGAAGAAAACGCAGAAAGTCCTGCTGTGGATGCTGTCCACGAAGATGATGCCGTCGGTCGGCGTGCTGGTGCCGATCTATCTGCTGTGGAAGAACACGGGCCTGCTCGATACCGTGTCCGGCCTCATCATCGTGTACACGCTGATCAACCTGCCGATCGCCGTGTGGATGGCCTTCACGTACTTCAACGAAGTGCCGAAGGACATTCTGGAGGCGGGCCGCATCGACGGCGCGACGACCTGGCAGGAGATCGTCTATCTGCTGATGCCGATGGCCTTGCCCGGCCTCGCATCGACGGGCCTGCTGCTCATCATCCTGTCGTGGAACGAGGCGTTCTGGAGCATCAACTTGTCGAGTTCGAACGCGGCGCCGCTCACGGTGTTCATCGCGTCGTATTCGAGTCCGGAAGGTTTGTTCTGGGCGAAGCTTTCGGCGGCTTCGCTGCTCGCGGTCGCGCCTATTCTGATTGTCGGCTGGGTCTCGCAGAAGCAACTGGTGCGCGGTCTCACGTTTGGCGCGGTGAAGTGAGGGCGCGCGCGTGAACCTCACTCCATCCAACGAAGCCAATCTCGACGATCGCCTGATGATCTGCGACTGCGACGGCGTGCTGATCGACAGCGAAGCGGTGGCGGCGCGCATGCTCGTCACCGAACTCGAAGCGCTGTGGCCGGGCGTCGATGTCGAGCCGGTCGTGATGCCGCTGCTCGGCCTGCGCATCGAGGCAGTACTCGCAAGCGCCGCCGACACGGTCGGCCGCACGCTCACGCACGATCAGGTCATAACCATCCGGCGCGCGGTGGAGGTGGCGGCGATCCAGGCGCCCACAGTGCCGGGCATCGCCGAGGCGCTCGCGGCCGTGCCGTTCACGAAGGCGTGCGCGAGCAACAGCTTTTCGTCGTATGTCGATGCCGTGCTGCAACGCACCGGCCTCGTGCGCTTCTTCGGCCAGCGGCGTTTTTGCGCGGACATGGTCGAGAACCCGAAGCCCGCGCCCGACGTGTATCTCGCGGCGGCGCGCGCGATGCGCATCGATCCGCTGCGTTGCATCGTCGTGGAAGACAGCGTGACCGGCGTGACGGCGGCGAAGGCGGCGGGCATGCCGGTGCTCGGCTTTATCGGCGGCGGCCACGCGACCGAAGGACAGATCGGCGCGCTGCAGAAGGCGGGCGCGCACATCGTTTTCGACGACATGTCGCGGTTGCCCGCGCTCGTCGAGCAATGGCTGCAGAACGCGACGTTCGAAATCAGATAGCGGCGGCGCGACACGCGCCGGCGAATCGGGAAAGGAGACACATCATGGCTAGCCTCACACTGCGCGGCATCACCAAGCGTTACGAAGAAACCGAGGTGATGCGCAACATCAACCTCGACATCAACGACGGCGAATTCGTCGTGTTCGTAGGCCCGTCGGGCTGCGGCAAGTCGACCCTGATGCGCATGATCGCGGGGCTGGAGGACATCAGCGGCGGCGATCTGATGATCGACAACGTGCGCGTCAACGAACTGGCGCCCGCCAAGCGCGGCATTGCGATGGTGTTCCAGTCGTACGCGCTCTATCCGCACATGACGCTCTACGACAACATGGCGTTCGGCCTCAAGCTCGCGGGCGAGAAGAAGCCCGCGATCGACGCCGCCGTGAAGAACGCCGCGAAGATCCTGCACATCGACCATCTGCTCGATCGCAAGCCGAAGCAATTGTCGGGCGGCCAGCGTCAGCGCGTGGCGATCGGGCGCGCGATCACGCGCAAGCCGAAGGTCTTTCTCTTCGACGAACCGCTCTCGAACCTCGACGCCGCGCTGCGCGTGAAGATGCGTCTCGAATTCGCGCGCCTGCACGACGACCTCAAGACGACGATGATCTACGTCACGCACGATCAGGTCGAAGCGATGACACTCGCGGACAAGATCGTCGTGTTGTCGGCGGGGAACATCGAGCAGGTCGGCACGCCGAACACGCTGTATCACGCGCCGGCGAATCGCTTCGTCGCGGGCTTCATCGGCTCGCCGAAGATGAACTTCATGTCGGGCACGGTCGCGCAGATTCAGAGCGACGGCGTGCTCGTCAAATACGCGACGGGCGAAACCCAACTCGCCGGCGTGATGCCGGGCAACGCGAAGCCGGGCGACGCGGTGACGGTCGGCATTCGTCCCGAGCATCTGCAGCCCAATGCGCCGGACGCGGGCGATTACGGCGTCACCGCCAACGCGATGACCGTCGAAACGCTCGGCGATGCGGCCTATCTCTACGCCGAAACCGATGTCGCGCCGGATGGCCTGATCTCGCGAATTCCGCCGCTCGAGAAGCACGCGCGCGGCGAGAAGCTCAAGCTCGGCTCGGCGGCGGAGCATTGCCATCTGTTCAACGCGGAAGGTCAGGCGTTCACGCGCAAGGTCGTGGATTCGTGGCTTCGGGAGCATGCGACGGCGGCTTGATCGGTAAGAGCGTATTGAGCGGTGCCGATGTTTTTGCAGGACGTCGGCGTGCGCGATAATCGTCGCTGCGACCGGCCACATCCGATGACCGGCACCGTTCC
It encodes the following:
- a CDS encoding ATP-binding cassette domain-containing protein produces the protein MITTQAALEVDRVTLELGGREILNDASFTVRNGEFIGVLGPNGAGKTTLMRALLGLVPLKSGTIRVNGEAVVRGNASIGYMPQIRSGLAGRRVLGRDFVAMAADGHRWGLPHRNARIRADVERVLELVGAHQLAARPLSELSGGERQRLLLAQCLLGNPRLLLLDEPLISLDPRHQTGVVELVRRVQRELNITVLFSAHELNPLLNSLDRVLYLGSGRAALGTVDEVISKPVLSRLYGSPIDVMRVNGRIFVMSGDVEIDKLDHAHEEGDEHEHDHGHEHEHDHGHGHSHSHGKKGKHTHNV
- a CDS encoding metal ABC transporter solute-binding protein, whose translation is MKFAHVLTCFAIALGLCNAASAETARVPVVAAENFYGDVIRQLGGDRVQVTSILSNPDEDPHLFEASPKTARALQHAALVVYNGADYDPWMDKLLAASKSNDKRTVIVAAKLVGKKSGDNPHLWYDPATMPAVAQAVSAYLASADPLHKSDYDARLATFLASLKPIDATVAQLKARYKGVPVTATEPVFGYMADAIGFEMRNQRFQLASMNDTEPSPADIAAFEKDLRERRVHVLIYNSQATGALTKRLLSVAQDAHVPSISVTETLPAKKTYQQWMQSQLDALAGALQGWQR
- a CDS encoding Fur family transcriptional regulator, with translation MTASVENMLARAEVLAVERGVALTPLRRQVYELVLKAHKPIGAYDLIDAMAPQRGARVPPTTVYRALDFLVENGFVHRIESKNAFIACCDAGKPHESQFLICDECGATLEIQGRELASSLSASPPAHGFQVHHQVVELSGLCADCQRKHRDA
- a CDS encoding L-iditol 2-dehydrogenase codes for the protein MRLRDKVAIITGAASGIGEAVARRYLEEGARVVVVDVKDERELAQRFNDVSARVLALKADVTQRDDIARIVARSVEHFGGIDILFNNAALFDMRPILDESWDVYDRLFAVNVKGMFFLMQAVAQRMVEQGRGGKIINMSSQAGRRGEALVSHYCATKAAVISYTQSAALALAKARINVNGIAPGVVDTPMWEQVDALFARYENRPLGEKKRLVGEEVPLGRMGVPGDLTGAALFLASADSDYITAQTINVDGGNWMS
- a CDS encoding ABC transporter substrate-binding protein; this translates as MKRTQRIVRAQPRSHRIPFVKGALSAALAAAALVPLAGHAATITIATLNNPDIIELKKLSPAFEKANPDIKLNWVILEENVLRQRATTDITTNSGQFDVVTIGTYEAPQWGKRGWLSPMTGLPANYDLDDVVKTARDGLSYNGTLYALPFYVESSMTYYRKDLFQAAGLKMPDQPTYDQIKQFADKLTDKSKGQYGICLRGKAGWGENMAYVSTVVNTFGGEWFNEKWQAQLDTPEWKKAVGFYADLLKNDGPPGASSNGFNENLTLMSSGKCAMWIDATVAAGMLYNKAQSQVSDKIGFAAAPVAVTPKGSHWLWSWSLAIPKTSKQQDAAKKFAAWATSKEYIEMVGKDEGWASVPPGTRKSTYARPEYKQAAPFGDFVLQAIESANPNDATLKKVPYTGIQFVGIPEFQSFGTVVGQSIAGVVAGQTNVDTALKAANAAADRAVKQAGYQK
- a CDS encoding carbohydrate ABC transporter permease, encoding MSQLNPPITDHHLEESAAARDKRRAKSVRWLITPSTGLLFLWMAIPLAMTIWFSFSRYNLLNPDVKGFAGLDNFEFLVTDPAFGPSIGHTLTLILSVLAITVVGGTLLAVLFDRKFYGQGIARLLVIAPFFVMPTVSALIWKNMILHPVYGLIASLMRSLGLQPIDWFADYPLFAVIVIVAWQWLPFAFLILFTAIQSLDQEQKEAARIDGAGPFAMFFFITLPHLKRAIAVVVMMETIFLLSIFAEIYTTTGGGPGTATTNLSYLIYALGLQQFDVGLASAGGILAVILANVVAFFLVRMLAKNLKGEYDS
- a CDS encoding carbohydrate ABC transporter permease — protein: MSTQSVSAAQSGSALDLVKRIVPGIIAWIVSILLFFPIFWMTITAFKTEQQAYSSSLFFTPTLDSFREVFARSNYFGFALNSVLISVGVTLLCMILAVPCAYAMAFFPTKKTQKVLLWMLSTKMMPSVGVLVPIYLLWKNTGLLDTVSGLIIVYTLINLPIAVWMAFTYFNEVPKDILEAGRIDGATTWQEIVYLLMPMALPGLASTGLLLIILSWNEAFWSINLSSSNAAPLTVFIASYSSPEGLFWAKLSAASLLAVAPILIVGWVSQKQLVRGLTFGAVK
- a CDS encoding HAD family hydrolase, producing MICDCDGVLIDSEAVAARMLVTELEALWPGVDVEPVVMPLLGLRIEAVLASAADTVGRTLTHDQVITIRRAVEVAAIQAPTVPGIAEALAAVPFTKACASNSFSSYVDAVLQRTGLVRFFGQRRFCADMVENPKPAPDVYLAAARAMRIDPLRCIVVEDSVTGVTAAKAAGMPVLGFIGGGHATEGQIGALQKAGAHIVFDDMSRLPALVEQWLQNATFEIR
- a CDS encoding ABC transporter ATP-binding protein, which encodes MASLTLRGITKRYEETEVMRNINLDINDGEFVVFVGPSGCGKSTLMRMIAGLEDISGGDLMIDNVRVNELAPAKRGIAMVFQSYALYPHMTLYDNMAFGLKLAGEKKPAIDAAVKNAAKILHIDHLLDRKPKQLSGGQRQRVAIGRAITRKPKVFLFDEPLSNLDAALRVKMRLEFARLHDDLKTTMIYVTHDQVEAMTLADKIVVLSAGNIEQVGTPNTLYHAPANRFVAGFIGSPKMNFMSGTVAQIQSDGVLVKYATGETQLAGVMPGNAKPGDAVTVGIRPEHLQPNAPDAGDYGVTANAMTVETLGDAAYLYAETDVAPDGLISRIPPLEKHARGEKLKLGSAAEHCHLFNAEGQAFTRKVVDSWLREHATAA